Proteins from a genomic interval of Methanococcoides sp. AM1:
- a CDS encoding ribonuclease HIII produces the protein MKITDKYNEIRSILIPGFDVDTPKEINFGIQFSVSKKQFSRVIRIYDGKKGIKVDLSQLGTSPEAEEIRIALREGVVPSPNNKNISIPEEKLTSSIDLSVTNGHGVIGSDESGKGDFFGPLVVAAVKTTPEIESILEGIGVRDCKQLTDHQNISIAKQIKSSISADMFSVKILEPVAYNKYYEKLQNLNIMLTVNHVSAIKDLYQQGDSIIIDKFAYHDSMVKDELRQWNIDVKPVQIPRAEDQSIAVAAASILARAAFLESIQEMNEKYIGTFPKGASAKVKKVGAKFIEKYGRDRLHEVA, from the coding sequence ATGAAAATAACTGACAAGTACAATGAGATAAGATCAATCCTGATCCCAGGGTTTGACGTGGATACACCAAAGGAAATCAATTTCGGTATTCAGTTCAGCGTATCAAAGAAACAGTTTTCCCGCGTAATAAGAATATACGATGGAAAGAAGGGAATTAAAGTTGATCTATCCCAGTTAGGCACATCACCTGAAGCAGAAGAAATACGTATTGCACTAAGAGAAGGTGTAGTGCCTTCACCTAATAATAAGAACATTTCAATTCCCGAAGAAAAGTTAACATCATCTATAGACTTGTCTGTTACAAATGGACATGGTGTAATTGGCTCTGATGAATCAGGTAAGGGTGATTTCTTTGGTCCTCTTGTAGTAGCTGCAGTAAAGACCACTCCAGAAATTGAATCAATTCTTGAGGGGATCGGTGTCAGGGATTGCAAACAGTTGACCGATCATCAGAACATTTCTATTGCAAAGCAGATAAAGAGCTCAATTTCAGCTGATATGTTCTCCGTGAAGATCCTTGAGCCAGTTGCCTACAATAAATATTATGAAAAACTTCAGAACCTGAACATCATGCTTACCGTAAACCATGTAAGTGCGATCAAAGACCTGTACCAGCAGGGCGATAGCATCATCATTGACAAGTTCGCATACCACGACAGCATGGTCAAGGATGAACTTCGCCAATGGAACATCGATGTGAAGCCTGTTCAGATACCCAGAGCCGAAGACCAGTCAATTGCAGTGGCTGCAGCATCGATCCTTGCACGTGCAGCTTTCCTTGAGTCTATACAGGAAATGAACGAGAAGTATATCGGAACATTCCCAAAGGGTGCATCGGCTAAGGTTAAGAAGGTTGGTGCAAAGTTCATTGAAAAGTATGGCAGGGATAGGTTACACGAAGTTGCAA